A window of the Deltaproteobacteria bacterium genome harbors these coding sequences:
- a CDS encoding sulfide/dihydroorotate dehydrogenase-like FAD/NAD-binding protein codes for MYTILKKEVFSPTTFLWEVLAPDIAHAARAGQFVMVHLNSYGERIPLTIADFDREKGTITLVVKVVGKTTEEMSTYAEGATFLDLVGPLGTPSLVEPLNHVVLVGGGIGIAPLLPILREFRETGSYVTVIVGFRTMGEIFWKARFEKLAHQLVLMTEDGSSGEKGTVIDGLKKILSEETPIEEVLAIGPIGMMQAVAETTRPWEIPTFVSMNPIMVDGIGMCGSCRVKVGDKILFACVDGPDMNGHLVDFKELKTRQIRFFNEEQRCLKAYHERQPPLTQGGSR; via the coding sequence ATGTATACAATATTGAAAAAAGAGGTCTTTTCCCCAACAACATTCCTTTGGGAGGTCTTGGCACCTGATATTGCTCATGCGGCAAGGGCAGGCCAGTTTGTCATGGTCCACCTCAACTCCTATGGGGAAAGGATCCCGCTCACCATCGCGGATTTTGATCGGGAAAAAGGAACGATCACGCTTGTCGTCAAGGTAGTCGGAAAAACGACCGAGGAGATGTCGACCTATGCTGAAGGAGCGACCTTTCTTGATCTGGTCGGACCGTTGGGGACACCAAGCCTGGTCGAGCCACTCAACCATGTCGTCCTCGTCGGGGGAGGGATCGGCATCGCCCCACTTTTGCCTATCCTGAGGGAATTCCGAGAGACCGGAAGTTATGTCACCGTCATCGTCGGTTTCAGGACAATGGGAGAGATTTTCTGGAAAGCTCGATTTGAAAAACTCGCCCACCAACTCGTTTTGATGACCGAAGACGGTTCCTCAGGAGAAAAGGGGACGGTGATTGATGGTCTGAAAAAAATCCTTTCCGAGGAAACCCCGATTGAAGAGGTCCTCGCGATCGGCCCGATCGGAATGATGCAGGCGGTCGCCGAAACAACCCGCCCCTGGGAAATACCGACGTTCGTCTCGATGAATCCGATCATGGTGGATGGGATCGGAATGTGTGGTTCGTGTCGTGTGAAGGTTGGCGACAAAATTCTTTTTGCCTGTGTCGATGGACCGGACATGAATGGTCACCTGGTTGATTTCAAAGAACTGAAGACCCGGCAAATCCGATTCTTCAATGAAGAGCAAAGATGCCTGAAGGCCTATCATGAGAGGCAGCCTCCGCTCACCCAAGGAGGGTCGAGATGA
- a CDS encoding Ig-like domain-containing protein: MPRSWRQGVFFRGLVFFFLLFLLFGCAKKKPHSRDVSDLTPSISPDGNIAEPLPLFPHPQGWKEPASHGSGKERYGLPACLKCHKVSSTTNERTPTCQGCHPLYPHEADWKSKERHGTWVRTNDRLSCATQCHGTDLSGGLTKVSCTKCHEVYPHSSEWKGANFHGEFAKGEGKDLCRSCHGEDLKGGSSGTSCFKCHAIYPHEVGWGEKTKHAPYVLDNGREGCTTQCHGADLNGGLSQIACNRCHTLYPHGEGWQTQHGPTSLELGRTACQGCHGERGERLVAGKNCTTCHADYPHPASATWIPFSGGHGERVRVTYQGETEKCQLCHGADLKKVLKGQNCFSCHPSFAGSHPSGWREFEGHGSYALPVLMRNECRTCHSLTSDSSPRGNRRCGECHNPFPHPEGWRREQGQPQLHGDFVQENGRATCGTARCHGVNLIPDLQRTRGANCNECHSGFPETHSQDNWRGAAGHGAVVLRDGFNNCMTCHNREIAGTAAARPCLQCHLYPHELLPNWETTEHGPFAISDANRQLRCAGCHGTDFQREFDGRNCYSCHTNFPHRSGWTEYEVGTETWTEQECDGADEPTCWDVERSRAANFPSPHAAEYLEQQDNDFPDSFNRCSLCHGTNYAGGNSGRSCSGSGCHENYPHQLVTDWKTDQGGEHTTAYLDGVRGLRSSCTRCHLNFGAGPDGRATSCGSAACHPNYPHLRSPDVSEDQDWVTGSSSARHGDRFNASRVGCRSCHGDDYGGGISTISCYTCHPSYPHSSSTWWRGSGHGVSYSSRFTSATWGEADCGGCHDGSPTAFNETQTRATLVSRSYCYMCHQNYPHVGYEQIVTSGDPPTARTTSYNWEPVVSSTCGSRTAANFGHVLYLLDNNIDSVARGGCGSDGSCHTNGNRSYRTESTCGGVCHSSSRPFPPELPDCNPPGNDQVASGPPAVSSTIPTNGATGVALGTPFSPTTIRITFSEPMLRSTIAPPVENSFVVEKVSDGSRVAGRVACSADWCLTATFSPETPLQPNTQYRGRITTVVTDWGGTPLATDYRWTFTTLTPDTTRPIVNSTVPTNGATDVLTSTTIITVNFNEAMIRASVESSGVFTLSRRNWNSRTRRWEWLSVSGNVHCRTATCQAVDFTIATNARPLREETVYRATVTTNAQDLAGNRLATNHVWTFTTEGFE; this comes from the coding sequence TTGCCACGATCTTGGCGTCAGGGTGTCTTTTTCAGAGGGTTAGTCTTTTTTTTTCTTCTTTTTCTTCTTTTTGGATGTGCCAAAAAGAAGCCCCATTCCCGTGATGTTTCTGATCTTACCCCCAGCATTTCTCCGGACGGAAATATCGCAGAACCTCTTCCCCTTTTTCCCCATCCGCAGGGGTGGAAAGAACCAGCCTCTCATGGGAGTGGCAAGGAGCGGTACGGACTTCCGGCCTGTCTCAAGTGTCATAAGGTCAGTTCGACGACCAACGAGAGAACACCGACATGTCAGGGCTGTCATCCCCTTTACCCGCATGAGGCTGACTGGAAATCGAAAGAGAGACACGGGACTTGGGTCAGAACCAATGACCGCCTTTCATGTGCGACTCAATGTCACGGGACCGATCTCTCGGGCGGATTGACCAAGGTTTCCTGCACAAAGTGTCACGAAGTCTATCCCCATTCTTCCGAATGGAAGGGGGCTAATTTTCACGGAGAGTTTGCGAAAGGGGAAGGGAAGGATCTCTGCCGGTCTTGTCATGGAGAGGATCTGAAAGGGGGGTCGAGCGGGACCAGTTGTTTCAAGTGTCATGCGATCTATCCCCATGAAGTCGGTTGGGGAGAAAAGACCAAGCATGCCCCTTATGTTCTGGATAATGGGAGGGAAGGATGTACGACACAATGCCATGGAGCTGATCTGAATGGAGGACTTTCGCAGATCGCCTGCAATCGTTGTCATACCCTCTATCCGCATGGGGAAGGGTGGCAGACGCAGCATGGTCCCACCTCATTGGAGCTTGGTCGCACCGCCTGTCAGGGGTGTCATGGAGAGCGGGGAGAGAGACTAGTTGCCGGGAAAAATTGCACCACCTGTCATGCCGATTATCCCCATCCGGCGAGTGCTACTTGGATCCCTTTTTCAGGAGGGCATGGAGAGCGTGTTCGTGTGACCTATCAGGGGGAGACAGAAAAATGCCAGCTCTGTCATGGAGCCGATCTCAAAAAGGTTCTCAAGGGACAAAACTGTTTCTCCTGCCATCCCTCATTTGCCGGTTCTCATCCCTCCGGATGGCGTGAATTTGAAGGACATGGATCCTATGCGCTTCCTGTCCTGATGCGTAACGAATGCAGGACTTGTCATTCCCTGACCTCTGATTCGTCTCCACGAGGGAATCGACGCTGCGGGGAGTGCCATAACCCCTTTCCGCATCCTGAGGGATGGCGTCGTGAGCAAGGGCAGCCGCAACTCCATGGCGACTTTGTCCAGGAAAACGGACGTGCAACCTGCGGGACTGCGCGGTGTCACGGGGTGAATCTGATCCCGGACCTTCAGCGGACACGTGGGGCGAATTGTAATGAATGCCACAGTGGCTTCCCGGAGACCCACAGTCAGGACAACTGGCGTGGGGCCGCAGGACATGGTGCTGTTGTCTTGAGGGATGGGTTTAACAATTGTATGACCTGTCATAACCGGGAGATAGCGGGGACCGCTGCGGCGCGTCCCTGCCTGCAGTGCCATCTCTACCCGCATGAATTATTGCCGAACTGGGAAACGACGGAGCACGGGCCGTTCGCGATCAGCGATGCGAATCGTCAGTTGCGTTGTGCCGGCTGTCATGGGACCGATTTTCAGAGGGAATTTGATGGGCGTAATTGCTATTCCTGTCATACCAATTTCCCGCATCGGTCCGGCTGGACGGAATATGAGGTGGGGACAGAGACCTGGACGGAGCAGGAGTGTGACGGCGCTGATGAACCGACTTGTTGGGATGTTGAGCGGAGCCGGGCAGCAAATTTTCCAAGCCCCCATGCGGCGGAGTATCTGGAACAACAGGATAATGATTTCCCCGATTCGTTTAACAGGTGCTCGCTCTGTCATGGAACCAACTATGCCGGTGGTAATTCCGGCCGATCCTGTTCCGGTTCAGGGTGTCACGAAAACTATCCGCATCAACTTGTTACGGACTGGAAGACCGATCAGGGAGGGGAGCATACGACCGCCTATTTGGACGGTGTTCGGGGTTTAAGGAGTAGCTGCACACGGTGTCATTTGAATTTCGGTGCAGGCCCCGATGGACGCGCAACCTCCTGCGGTTCTGCTGCCTGCCATCCGAACTACCCGCATCTGCGGTCGCCTGATGTTTCTGAGGATCAGGATTGGGTTACGGGCAGTAGTAGCGCCCGTCACGGAGATAGGTTCAATGCCAGCCGGGTTGGGTGTCGAAGTTGTCACGGGGACGATTACGGAGGGGGGATCTCGACAATCTCCTGTTACACCTGTCACCCGAGTTATCCCCATTCATCATCAACGTGGTGGCGGGGATCGGGGCATGGTGTGTCCTATTCAAGTCGCTTCACGTCAGCCACTTGGGGTGAGGCGGATTGCGGCGGATGTCATGACGGTTCTCCCACTGCCTTCAATGAGACACAGACACGTGCGACACTCGTCTCCCGATCCTATTGTTATATGTGTCACCAGAACTATCCCCATGTCGGTTATGAGCAAATCGTCACAAGCGGAGATCCGCCAACGGCACGGACCACTTCTTACAATTGGGAACCGGTCGTCAGTTCGACCTGTGGTTCCCGAACGGCTGCCAACTTCGGTCACGTGCTCTACTTACTCGATAACAATATTGATAGCGTTGCCAGAGGCGGCTGTGGGAGCGACGGTTCCTGCCATACCAATGGGAACCGCTCTTATCGAACAGAGAGCACATGTGGCGGTGTCTGTCACAGCAGCAGTCGTCCCTTCCCACCGGAACTCCCTGACTGCAATCCCCCTGGGAATGACCAGGTTGCTAGTGGTCCACCGGCCGTTTCCTCAACGATACCGACGAATGGGGCGACGGGAGTTGCGTTGGGAACACCCTTCTCGCCGACAACCATCAGAATTACATTCAGTGAGCCGATGTTGCGCAGCACAATAGCGCCTCCAGTCGAAAACAGTTTTGTTGTGGAAAAGGTTTCGGATGGAAGTCGGGTGGCAGGGCGTGTCGCTTGCAGTGCCGACTGGTGTCTGACGGCGACCTTTTCACCGGAGACCCCGCTGCAACCGAACACCCAATATCGAGGAAGGATTACCACGGTGGTGACAGACTGGGGCGGCACGCCGCTAGCGACAGATTATCGCTGGACCTTTACGACCCTGACCCCAGACACGACTCGGCCGATTGTGAATTCGACGGTACCCACGAACGGCGCGACTGATGTTTTGACATCGACCACAATCATCACAGTTAATTTTAATGAGGCGATGATTCGGGCGAGTGTCGAGTCTTCCGGCGTCTTCACCCTTTCAAGAAGGAATTGGAATAGTAGAACCCGGAGATGGGAGTGGTTAAGTGTCAGTGGAAACGTCCATTGCCGGACGGCGACATGCCAGGCGGTTGATTTTACGATTGCCACCAATGCCCGGCCACTTCGTGAGGAGACGGTCTATCGGGCAACAGTCACAACGAATGCACAAGATCTTGCCGGAAATCGATTGGCGACAAATCATGTATGGACATTCACGACAGAGGGGTTTGAAT
- a CDS encoding FAD-dependent oxidoreductase, translating into MGWLERFVGDWALQQGEALSGFSASSGASAATFRALAANEPSRTKREFSLSSSTPKGPAAPGNADSKIPESASPLKIAIIGSGPSGLACAQDLATAGIDVTIFEALHEAGGVLSYGIPPFRLPRSIVAKEIDQLKHLGVHFELNKVIGKIFTIEELLREKDFQAVFIGTGAGLPKFLGLPGEQLNGVMSANEFLTRLNLMGGYRKADTPVGMGNQVTVIGAGNTALDSARIALRLGATVTVVYRRTESESPARAEELRHAKEEGVRFEWLTNPLGYLGDDHHCVRTMRCLRMALGEPDESGRRSPHPLPGTEFEIPTDTVIYALGTVANPIIGRSTLGLKTNRWGYIEVDPETGMTSLPGVFAGGDIVTGAATVIQALGAGRKAARGILRYLNKENVKEVSYAVAMP; encoded by the coding sequence ATCGGGTGGCTCGAGCGATTTGTCGGAGATTGGGCGCTCCAGCAAGGCGAAGCACTCTCTGGTTTTTCTGCGTCGTCAGGTGCCTCCGCGGCGACCTTTAGGGCGCTAGCAGCCAATGAACCTTCTCGCACAAAACGCGAGTTTTCATTGTCTTCTAGCACTCCTAAAGGGCCCGCCGCTCCTGGCAATGCCGACTCGAAAATTCCAGAGAGTGCTTCGCCGCTGAAAATTGCCATCATCGGCTCCGGTCCCTCCGGTCTTGCCTGCGCCCAGGATCTGGCAACAGCCGGCATCGATGTCACTATTTTTGAGGCACTGCATGAAGCGGGTGGCGTCCTCTCCTATGGAATCCCCCCCTTTCGACTCCCGCGTTCGATCGTCGCGAAGGAGATCGATCAGCTCAAACATCTGGGAGTTCATTTTGAACTTAACAAGGTCATCGGAAAAATTTTCACGATTGAAGAACTTCTTCGGGAAAAAGATTTTCAGGCAGTCTTTATCGGCACCGGCGCCGGTCTCCCCAAATTTTTAGGGCTCCCGGGAGAACAACTGAATGGGGTGATGAGCGCTAATGAATTCCTGACGCGTCTTAACCTGATGGGGGGATATCGGAAGGCCGATACGCCGGTCGGGATGGGGAATCAGGTCACCGTCATCGGGGCCGGCAATACCGCCCTCGACTCTGCGAGGATCGCCCTGAGACTCGGTGCTACAGTCACTGTCGTTTATCGCCGGACAGAGAGTGAGTCCCCTGCCCGTGCGGAGGAGCTCCGCCATGCGAAGGAGGAGGGGGTCCGGTTCGAATGGCTCACCAATCCTTTAGGATATCTCGGTGACGATCATCACTGTGTGCGAACGATGCGTTGCCTCCGAATGGCCTTGGGAGAACCGGATGAATCGGGCCGACGTTCCCCCCATCCTCTCCCCGGCACGGAATTTGAGATCCCCACAGATACCGTGATCTACGCCTTGGGAACCGTCGCCAATCCGATCATCGGCCGAAGCACCTTGGGCCTTAAAACAAACCGCTGGGGGTATATCGAAGTCGATCCGGAAACCGGCATGACCTCTCTTCCCGGTGTCTTTGCGGGTGGTGATATTGTGACCGGAGCGGCGACAGTCATCCAGGCGCTTGGAGCCGGAAGAAAGGCGGCGCGGGGAATTTTGCGTTACCTGAATAAAGAGAATGTGAAGGAGGTGAGTTATGCCGTCGCAATGCCCTAA